A genomic window from Solanum stenotomum isolate F172 unplaced genomic scaffold, ASM1918654v1 scaffold37307, whole genome shotgun sequence includes:
- the LOC125852591 gene encoding adenosylhomocysteinase isoform X1, translated as MALLVEKTTSGREYKVKDMSQADFGRLEIELAEVEMPGLMASRTEFGPSQPFKGAKITGSLHMTIQTAVLIETLTALGAEVRWCSCNIFSTQDHAAAAIARDSAAVFAWKGETLQEYWWCTERALDWGPGGGPDLIVDDGGDATLLIHEGVKAEEEFAKNGTIPDPTSTDNVEFQLVLTIIKESLKTDPLRYTKMKERLVGVSEETTTGVKRLYQMQANGTLLFPAINVNDSVTKSKFDNLYGCRHSLPDGLMRATDVMIAGKVALVAGYGDVGKGCAAAMKQAGARVIVTEIDPICALQATMEGLQVLPLEDVVSEVDIFVTTTGNKDIIMVDHMRKMKNNAIVCNIGHFDNEIDMHGLETFPGVKRITIKPQTDRWVFPDTNSGIIVLAEGRLMNLGCATGHPSFVMSCSFTNQVIAQLELWNERSSGKYEKKVYVLPKHLDEKVAALHLGKLGAKLTKLTKDQADYISVPVEGPYKPAHYRY; from the exons ATGGCTCTACTCGTTGAGAAGACCACCTCTGGCCGCGAGTACAAGGTGAAGGACATGTCCCAGGCAGACTTCGGCAGGCTCGAAATCGAGCTTGCCGAGGTTGAAATGCCTGGTCTCATGGCTTCCCGTACTGAATTCGGCCCTTCACAGCCCTTTAAAGGTGCAAAGATCACTGGATCTCTGCATATGACTATCCAAACTGCTGTCCTTATTGAAACCCTAACTGCTTTGGGTGCTGAAGTTAGATGGTGTTCTTGCAACATCTTCTCAACTCAGGACCATGCTGCAGCAGCCATTGCACGTGATAGTGCTGCTGTTTTTGCCTGGAAAGGTGAGACTTTGCAGGAGTACTGGTGGTGTACTGAGAGGGCACTTGATTGGGGTCCAGGTGGTGGTCCTGATCTGATTGTTGATGATGGAG GTGATGCTACTCTGTTGATTCATGAGGGAGTTAAG GCTGAAGAGGAGTTTGCTAAGAATGGAACAATCCCAGATCCTACTTCTACTGATAATGTTGAGTTTCAACTTGTGCTTACTATTATTAAGGAGAGTTTAAAGACTGATCCTTTAAGGTACACTAAGATGAAGGAGAGACTTGTTGGTGTTTCTGAGGAAACTACCACTGGTGTTAAGAGGCTTTACCAAATGCAGGCTAATGGAACTTTGCTTTTCCCTGCTATTAATGTTAATGACTCTGTTACCAAGAGCAAG TTTGACAACTTGTATGGATGCCGCCACTCACTTCCCGATGGTCTCATGAGGGCTACTGATGTTATGATTGCTGGAAAGGTTGCCCTTGTTGCCGGTTATGGAGATGTCGGCAAGGGATGTGCTGCTGCCATGAAACAAGCAGGTGCCCGTGTTATTGTGACTGAGATTGATCCTATCTGTGCTCTCCAGGCTACCATGGAAGGTCTCCAGGTTCTTCCTCTTGAGGATGTTGTTTCTGAGGTTGATATCTTTGTGACCACAACCGGTAACAAGGACATCATCATGGTTGACCAcatgaggaagatgaagaacaATGCCATCGTCTGCAACATTGGTCACTTTGACAATGAAATTGACATGCATGGTCTTGAGACCTTCCCTGGTGTGAAGAGGATCACAATCAAGCCTCAAACCGACAGATGGGTTTTCCCAGACACCAACAGTGGCATCATTGTCTTGGCCGAGGGTCGTCTCATGAACTTGGGATGTGCCACAGGACACCCCAGTTTTGTGATGTCCTGCTCTTTCACTAACCAAGTCATTGCCCAACTCGAGTTGTGGAATGAAAGGAGCAGTGGCAAATACGAGAAGAAGGTGTATGTTTTGCCAAAGCACCTCGACGAGAAGGTTGCTGCCCTTCATCTTGGAAAGCTTGGAGCCAAGCTCACCAAACTTACCAAGGATCAAGCCGACTACATTAGCGTACCAGTTGAGGGTCCTTACAAGCCTGCTCACTACAGGTACTGA
- the LOC125852591 gene encoding adenosylhomocysteinase isoform X9, with product MALLVEKTTSGREYKVKDMSQADFGRLEIELAEVEMPGLMASRTEFGPSQPFKGAKITGSLHMTIQTAVLIETLTALGAEVRWCSCNIFSTQDHAAAAIARDSAAVFAWKGETLQEYWWCTERALDWGPGGGPDLIVDDGGDATLLIHEGVKAEEEFAKNGTIPDPTSTDNVEFQLVLTIIKESLKTDPLRYTKMKERLVGVSEETTTGVKRLYQMQANGTLLFPAINVNDSVTKSKFDNLYGCRHSLPDGLMRATDVMIAGKVALVAGYGDVGKGCAAAMKQAGARVIVTEIDPICALQATMEGLQVLPLEDVVSEVDIFVTTTGNKDIIMVDHMRKMKNNAIVCNIGHFDNEIDMHGLETFPGVKRITIKPQTDRWVFPDTNSGIIVLAEGRLMNLGCATGHPSFVMSCSFTNQVIAQLELWNERSSGKYEKKVYVLPKHLDEKVAALHLGKLGAKLTKLTKDQADYISVPVEGPYKPAHYRY from the exons ATGGCTCTACTCGTTGAGAAGACCACCTCTGGCCGCGAGTACAAGGTGAAGGACATGTCCCAGGCAGACTTCGGCAGGCTCGAAATCGAGCTTGCCGAGGTTGAAATGCCTGGTCTCATGGCTTCCCGTACTGAATTCGGCCCTTCACAGCCCTTTAAAGGTGCAAAGATCACTGGATCTCTGCATATGACTATCCAAACTGCTGTCCTTATTGAAACCCTAACTGCTTTGGGTGCTGAAGTTAGATGGTGTTCTTGCAACATCTTCTCAACTCAGGACCATGCTGCAGCAGCCATTGCACGTGATAGTGCTGCTGTTTTTGCCTGGAAAGGTGAGACTTTGCAGGAGTACTGGTGGTGTACTGAGAGGGCACTTGATTGGGGTCCAGGTGGTGGTCCTGATCTGATTGTTGATGATGGAGGTGATGCTACTCTCTTGATTCATGAGGGTGTTAAGGCAGAGGAGGAGTTTGCTAAGAATGGGACAATCCCAGATCCTACTTCTACTGACAATGTTGAGTTTCAACTTGTGCTTACTATTATTAAGGAGAGCTTAAAGACTGATCCTTTAAG GTACACTAAGATGAAGGAGAGACTTGTTGGTGTTTCTGAGGAAACTACCACTGGTGTTAAGAGGCTTTACCAAATGCAGGCTAATGGAACTTTGCTTTTCCCTGCTATTAATGTTAATGACTCTGTTACCAAGAGCAAG TTTGACAACTTGTATGGATGCCGCCACTCACTTCCCGATGGTCTCATGAGGGCTACTGATGTTATGATTGCTGGAAAGGTTGCCCTTGTTGCCGGTTATGGAGATGTCGGCAAGGGATGTGCTGCTGCCATGAAACAAGCAGGTGCCCGTGTTATTGTGACTGAGATTGATCCTATCTGTGCTCTCCAGGCTACCATGGAAGGTCTCCAGGTTCTTCCTCTTGAGGATGTTGTTTCTGAGGTTGATATCTTTGTGACCACAACCGGTAACAAGGACATCATCATGGTTGACCAcatgaggaagatgaagaacaATGCCATCGTCTGCAACATTGGTCACTTTGACAATGAAATTGACATGCATGGTCTTGAGACCTTCCCTGGTGTGAAGAGGATCACAATCAAGCCTCAAACCGACAGATGGGTTTTCCCAGACACCAACAGTGGCATCATTGTCTTGGCCGAGGGTCGTCTCATGAACTTGGGATGTGCCACAGGACACCCCAGTTTTGTGATGTCCTGCTCTTTCACTAACCAAGTCATTGCCCAACTCGAGTTGTGGAATGAAAGGAGCAGTGGCAAATACGAGAAGAAGGTGTATGTTTTGCCAAAGCACCTCGACGAGAAGGTTGCTGCCCTTCATCTTGGAAAGCTTGGAGCCAAGCTCACCAAACTTACCAAGGATCAAGCCGACTACATTAGCGTACCAGTTGAGGGTCCTTACAAGCCTGCTCACTACAGGTACTGA
- the LOC125852591 gene encoding adenosylhomocysteinase isoform X13 yields MALLVEKSTSGREYKVKDMSQADFGRLEIELAEVEMPGLMASRTEFGPSQPFRGAKITGSLHMNIQTAVLIETLTALGAEVRWCSSNVFSTQDHAAAAIARDSAGVKAEEEFAKNGTIPDPTSTNNVDFQLVLTIIKASLMTDPLRYTKMKERLVGVSAITGVNRLYQMQANGTLIFPVININNDTFTKKEIDNLYGCRHSLPYGLMTATNFMIAGKVVLVAGYGDVGKGCAASMKQAGARVIVTEDDPTLALQATMEGFQVFPLEDVVSNVDIFVTTTGKKDIIMVDHMLKMKNNAIVCNIGHLDNEIDMHGLKTFPGVKRITIKPQTDRWVFPDTNSGIIVLAEGRLMNLGCATGHPSFVMSCSFTNQVIAQLELWNERSSGKYEKKVYVLPKHLDEKVAALHLGKLGAKLTKLTKDQADYISVPVEGPYKPAHYRY; encoded by the exons ATGGCTCTACTCGTTGAGAAGTCCACCTCTGGCCGCGAGTACAAGGTGAAGGACATGTCCCAGGCTGACTTCGGTAGGCTCGAAATCGAGCTTGCCGAAGTTGAAATGCCTGGTCTCATGGCTTCCCGTACTGAATTTGGCCCTTCACAGCCCTTCAGAGGTGCAAAGATCACTGGATCTCTGCATATGAATATCCAAACTGCTGTCCTTATTGAAACCTTAACTGCTTTGGGTGCTGAAGTTAGATGGTGTTCTTCCAACGTCTTCTCAACTCAGGATCATGCTGCAGCAGCAATTGCACGTGACAGTGCT GGAGTTAAGGCAGAGGAGGAGTTTGCTAAGAATGGGACAATCCCAGATCCTACTTCTACTAATAATGTTGATTTTCAACTTGTGCTTACAATAATTAAGGCGAGCTTAATGACGGATCCTTTAAGGTATACTAAGATGAAGGAGAGACTTGTTGGTGTTTCTGCGATCACTGGAGTAAATAGGCTTTACCAGATGCAGGCTAATGGAACCTTGATTTTCCCTGTTATCAATATTAATAATGACACTTTTACTAAGAAAGAG ATTGACAACTTGTATGGATGCCGCCACTCACTGCCCTATGGTCTCATGACGGCaactaattttatgattgcTGGAAAGGTTGTCCTTGTTGCTGGTTATGGAGATGTTGGCAAGGGATGTGCTGCTTCCATGAAACAAGCAGGTGCCCGTGTGATTGTGACTGAGGATGACCCAACCCTTGCTCTTCAGGCTACCATGGAAGGATTCCAGGTTTTTCCTCTCGAGGATGTTGTTTCTAATGTTGATATCTTTGTGACCACCACTGGTAAAAAGGACATCATCATGGTTGACCAcatgttgaagatgaagaacaATGCCATTGTCTGCAACATTGGTCACTTAGACAATGAAATCGACATGCATGGTCTCAAGACCTTTCCTGG NGTGAAGAGGATCACAATCAAGCCACAAACCGACAGATGGGTCTTCCCAGACACCAACAGTGGCATCATTGTCTTGGCCGAGGGTCGTCTCATGAACTTGGGATGTGCCACAGGACACCCCAGTTTTGTGATGTCTTGCTCTTTCACTAACCAAGTCATTGCGCAACTCGAGTTGTGGAATGAGAGGAGCAGTGGCAAATACGAGAAGAAGGTGTACGTCTTGCCAAAACACCTCGATGAGAAGGTTGCTGCCCTTCATCTTGGAAAGCTCGGAGCCAAGCTCACCAAACTTACCAAGGATCAAGCTGACTACATCAGCGTACCAGTTGAGGGTCCTTACAAGCCTGCTCACTACAGGTACTGA
- the LOC125852591 gene encoding adenosylhomocysteinase isoform X11 produces MALLVEKSTSGREYKVKDMSQADFGRLEIELAEVEMPGLMASRTEFGPSQPFRGAKITGSLHMNIQTAVLIETLTALGAEVRWCSSNVFSTQDHAAAAIARDSAAVFAWKGETLQEYWWCIERALDWGPGGGPDLIIGDGGDATLLIHEGVKAEEEFAKNGTIPDPTSTNNVDFQLVLTIIKASLMTDPLRYTKMKERLVGVSAITGVNRLYQMQANGTLIFPVININNDTFTKKEIDNLYGCRHSLPYGLMTATNFMIAGKVVLVAGYGDVGKGCAASMKQAGARVIVTEDDPTLALQATMEGFQVFPLEDVVSNVDIFVTTTGKKDIIMVDHMLKMKNNAIVCNIGHLDNEIDMHGLKTFPGVKRITIKPQTDRWVFPDTNSGIIVLAEGRLMNLGCATGHPSFVMSCSFTNQVIAQLELWNERSSGKYEKKVYVLPKHLDEKVAALHLGKLGAKLTKLTKDQADYISVPVEGPYKPAHYRY; encoded by the exons ATGGCTCTACTCGTTGAGAAGTCCACCTCTGGCCGCGAGTACAAGGTGAAGGACATGTCCCAGGCTGACTTCGGTAGGCTCGAAATCGAGCTTGCCGAAGTTGAAATGCCTGGTCTCATGGCTTCCCGTACTGAATTTGGCCCTTCACAGCCCTTCAGAGGTGCAAAGATCACTGGATCTCTGCATATGAATATCCAAACTGCTGTCCTTATTGAAACCTTAACTGCTTTGGGTGCTGAAGTTAGATGGTGTTCTTCCAACGTCTTCTCAACTCAGGATCATGCTGCAGCAGCAATTGCACGTGACAGTGCTGCTGTTTTTGCCTGGAAAGGTGAGACTTTGCAGGAGTACTGGTGGTGTATTGAGAGGGCACTTGATTGGGGTCCAGGTGGTGGACCTGATCTGATTATTGGTGATGGAGGTGATGCTACTCTGTTGATTCATGAGGGAGTTAAGGCAGAGGAGGAGTTTGCTAAGAATGGGACAATCCCAGATCCTACTTCTACTAATAATGTTGATTTTCAACTTGTGCTTACAATAATTAAGGCGAGCTTAATGACGGATCCTTTAAGGTATACTAAGATGAAGGAGAGACTTGTTGGTGTTTCTGCGATCACTGGAGTAAATAGGCTTTACCAGATGCAGGCTAATGGAACCTTGATTTTCCCTGTTATCAATATTAATAATGACACTTTTACTAAGAAAGAG ATTGACAACTTGTATGGATGCCGCCACTCACTGCCCTATGGTCTCATGACGGCaactaattttatgattgcTGGAAAGGTTGTCCTTGTTGCTGGTTATGGAGATGTTGGCAAGGGATGTGCTGCTTCCATGAAACAAGCAGGTGCCCGTGTGATTGTGACTGAGGATGACCCAACCCTTGCTCTTCAGGCTACCATGGAAGGATTCCAGGTTTTTCCTCTCGAGGATGTTGTTTCTAATGTTGATATCTTTGTGACCACCACTGGTAAAAAGGACATCATCATGGTTGACCAcatgttgaagatgaagaacaATGCCATTGTCTGCAACATTGGTCACTTAGACAATGAAATCGACATGCATGGTCTCAAGACCTTTCCTGG NGTGAAGAGGATCACAATCAAGCCACAAACCGACAGATGGGTCTTCCCAGACACCAACAGTGGCATCATTGTCTTGGCCGAGGGTCGTCTCATGAACTTGGGATGTGCCACAGGACACCCCAGTTTTGTGATGTCTTGCTCTTTCACTAACCAAGTCATTGCGCAACTCGAGTTGTGGAATGAGAGGAGCAGTGGCAAATACGAGAAGAAGGTGTACGTCTTGCCAAAACACCTCGATGAGAAGGTTGCTGCCCTTCATCTTGGAAAGCTCGGAGCCAAGCTCACCAAACTTACCAAGGATCAAGCTGACTACATCAGCGTACCAGTTGAGGGTCCTTACAAGCCTGCTCACTACAGGTACTGA
- the LOC125852591 gene encoding adenosylhomocysteinase isoform X10, translating into MALLVEKSTSGREYKVKDMSQADFGRLEIELAEVEMPGLMASRTEFGPSQPFRGAKITGSLHMNIQTAVLIETLTALGAEVRWCSSNVFSTQDHAAAAIARDSAAVFAWKGETLQEYWWCIERALDWGPGGGPDLIIGDGGDATLLIHEGVKAEEEFAKNGTIPDPTSTNNVDFQLVLTIIKASLMTDPLRYTKMKERLVGVSAITGVNRLYQMQANGTLIFPVININNDTFTKKEIDNLYGCRHSLPYGLMTATNFMIAGKVVLVAGYGDVGKGCAASMKQAGARVIVTEDDPTLALQATMEGFQVFPLEDVVSNVDIFVTTTGKKDIIMVDHMLKMKNNAIVCNIGHLDNEIDMHGLKTFPGVERITIKPQSDRWPQTDRWVFPDTNSGIIVLAEGRLMNLGCATGHPSFVMSCSFTNQVIAQLELWNERSSGKYEKKVYVLPKHLDEKVAALHLGKLGAKLTKLTKDQADYISVPVEGPYKPAHYRY; encoded by the exons ATGGCTCTACTCGTTGAGAAGTCCACCTCTGGCCGCGAGTACAAGGTGAAGGACATGTCCCAGGCTGACTTCGGTAGGCTCGAAATCGAGCTTGCCGAAGTTGAAATGCCTGGTCTCATGGCTTCCCGTACTGAATTTGGCCCTTCACAGCCCTTCAGAGGTGCAAAGATCACTGGATCTCTGCATATGAATATCCAAACTGCTGTCCTTATTGAAACCTTAACTGCTTTGGGTGCTGAAGTTAGATGGTGTTCTTCCAACGTCTTCTCAACTCAGGATCATGCTGCAGCAGCAATTGCACGTGACAGTGCTGCTGTTTTTGCCTGGAAAGGTGAGACTTTGCAGGAGTACTGGTGGTGTATTGAGAGGGCACTTGATTGGGGTCCAGGTGGTGGACCTGATCTGATTATTGGTGATGGAGGTGATGCTACTCTGTTGATTCATGAGGGAGTTAAGGCAGAGGAGGAGTTTGCTAAGAATGGGACAATCCCAGATCCTACTTCTACTAATAATGTTGATTTTCAACTTGTGCTTACAATAATTAAGGCGAGCTTAATGACGGATCCTTTAAGGTATACTAAGATGAAGGAGAGACTTGTTGGTGTTTCTGCGATCACTGGAGTAAATAGGCTTTACCAGATGCAGGCTAATGGAACCTTGATTTTCCCTGTTATCAATATTAATAATGACACTTTTACTAAGAAAGAG ATTGACAACTTGTATGGATGCCGCCACTCACTGCCCTATGGTCTCATGACGGCaactaattttatgattgcTGGAAAGGTTGTCCTTGTTGCTGGTTATGGAGATGTTGGCAAGGGATGTGCTGCTTCCATGAAACAAGCAGGTGCCCGTGTGATTGTGACTGAGGATGACCCAACCCTTGCTCTTCAGGCTACCATGGAAGGATTCCAGGTTTTTCCTCTCGAGGATGTTGTTTCTAATGTTGATATCTTTGTGACCACCACTGGTAAAAAGGACATCATCATGGTTGACCAcatgttgaagatgaagaacaATGCCATTGTCTGCAACATTGGTCACTTAGACAATGAAATCGACATGCATGGTCTCAAGACCTTTCCTGGTGTTGAGAGGATCACAATCAAGCCACAAAGCGACAGATGG CCACAAACCGACAGATGGGTCTTCCCAGACACCAACAGTGGCATCATTGTCTTGGCCGAGGGTCGTCTCATGAACTTGGGATGTGCCACAGGACACCCCAGTTTTGTGATGTCTTGCTCTTTCACTAACCAAGTCATTGCGCAACTCGAGTTGTGGAATGAGAGGAGCAGTGGCAAATACGAGAAGAAGGTGTACGTCTTGCCAAAACACCTCGATGAGAAGGTTGCTGCCCTTCATCTTGGAAAGCTCGGAGCCAAGCTCACCAAACTTACCAAGGATCAAGCTGACTACATCAGCGTACCAGTTGAGGGTCCTTACAAGCCTGCTCACTACAGGTACTGA
- the LOC125852591 gene encoding adenosylhomocysteinase isoform X12 produces the protein MNIQTAVLIETLTALGAEVRWCSSNVFSTQDHAAAAIARDSAAVFAWKGETLQEYWWCTERALDWGPGGGPDLIVDDGGDATLLIHEGVKAEEEFAKNGTIPDPTSTDNVEFQLVLTIIKESLKTDPLRYTKMKERLVGVSEETTTGVKRLYQMQANGTLLFPAINVNDSVTKSKFDNLYGCRHSLPDGLMRATDVMIAGKVALVAGYGDVGKGCAAAMKQAGARVIVTEIDPICALQATMEGLQVLPLEDVVSEVDIFVTTTGNKDIIMVDHMRKMKNNAIVCNIGHFDNEIDMHGLETFPGVKRITIKPQTDRWVFPDTNSGIIVLAEGRLMNLGCATGHPSFVMSCSFTNQVIAQLELWNERSSGKYEKKVYVLPKHLDEKVAALHLGKLGAKLTKLTKDQADYISVPVEGPYKPAHYRY, from the exons ATGAATATCCAAACTGCTGTCCTTATTGAAACCTTAACTGCTTTGGGTGCTGAAGTTAGATGGTGTTCTTCCAACGTCTTCTCAACTCAGGATCATGCTGCAGCAGCAATTGCACGTGACAGTGCTGCTGTTTTTGCCTGGAAAG GTGAGACTTTGCAGGAGTACTGGTGGTGTACTGAGAGGGCACTTGATTGGGGTCCAGGTGGTGGTCCTGATCTGATTGTTGATGATGGAGGTGATGCTACTCTCTTGATTCATGAGGGTGTTAAGGCTGAAGAGGAGTTTGCTAAGAATGGAACAATCCCAGATCCTACTTCTACTGATAATGTTGAGTTTCAACTTGTGCTTACTATTATTAAGGAGAGTTTAAAGACTGATCCTTTAAGGTACACTAAGATGAAGGAGAGACTTGTTGGTGTTTCTGAGGAAACTACCACTGGTGTTAAGAGGCTTTACCAAATGCAGGCTAATGGAACTTTGCTTTTCCCTGCTATTAATGTTAATGACTCTGTTACCAAGAGCAAG TTTGACAACTTGTATGGATGCCGCCACTCACTTCCCGATGGTCTCATGAGGGCTACTGATGTTATGATTGCTGGAAAGGTTGCCCTTGTTGCCGGTTATGGAGATGTCGGCAAGGGATGTGCTGCTGCCATGAAACAAGCAGGTGCCCGTGTTATTGTGACTGAGATTGATCCTATCTGTGCTCTCCAGGCTACCATGGAAGGTCTCCAGGTTCTTCCTCTTGAGGATGTTGTTTCTGAGGTTGATATCTTTGTGACCACAACCGGTAACAAGGACATCATCATGGTTGACCAcatgaggaagatgaagaacaATGCCATCGTCTGCAACATTGGTCACTTTGACAATGAAATTGACATGCATGGTCTTGAGACCTTCCCTGGTGTGAAGAGGATCACAATCAAGCCTCAAACCGACAGATGGGTTTTCCCAGACACCAACAGTGGCATCATTGTCTTGGCCGAGGGTCGTCTCATGAACTTGGGATGTGCCACAGGACACCCCAGTTTTGTGATGTCCTGCTCTTTCACTAACCAAGTCATTGCCCAACTCGAGTTGTGGAATGAAAGGAGCAGTGGCAAATACGAGAAGAAGGTGTATGTTTTGCCAAAGCACCTCGACGAGAAGGTTGCTGCCCTTCATCTTGGAAAGCTTGGAGCCAAGCTCACCAAACTTACCAAGGATCAAGCCGACTACATTAGCGTACCAGTTGAGGGTCCTTACAAGCCTGCTCACTACAGGTACTGA